The DNA region caatctcccggcttggcctcgcccgaaggtccagcccggtggatttttcgcctccgacgcgaaacccgacttacgcccgcaaagcaatctcccggcttggcctcgcccgaaggtccagcccggtggatttttcgcctccgacgcgaaacccgacttacgcccgcaaagcaatctcccggcttggcctcgcccgaaggtccagcccggtggatttttcgcctccgacgcgaaacccaagacttacgcccgcaaagcaatcccccggcttggcctcgcccgaaggtccagcccggtggatttttcgcctctgaTGCGAAGTGCAAGACCCCGGCCAGCCTGTTAGGCCGCCACCCAGGAACCGGACTCTGCATGACCAACGTCATCTGCTTTTCTTCGACGTGAATAAGGACCTCTGGTGAAGACTCCCCCCCAAAGTTACCTGTTCCCCCGTGGAGCGGAACCCTCTAGTCCGGCGTTTcggtgatttacaaattttcttgtaaaggaCTCTGGATCTGACTGAGATCTGTATCCCGGCCGAGAAAGCATCCTTACAACATAATAATGAAAACTCTTTTTAAGAAACCTTTGTTCCTCAAAAacaaataacatattttaagaaaaccaTTATaactatattttcataatcattaaataattataattattaatccACTTTCATAACTTGGACAATACTCACGGCTGATGTGATGTTAATGAAATGTTTCGCTAGCGAATCGTGCTGGAACTGGAGACCCACAACTCCCGCGGGAGCTTTGTGACCTCGATGCTCCACAAATATGGCATGTGAGGCGGTCACCAGGGTTGCATTCGACTTGATGGCATAGCCCGAACCAAAGGGTACACTGTACACAAAACTGTCTGGTTCCACGGAGTGCTGATCTATGGCTCGTTTGTACCACGATGTGTCCATGGCTCTTACATTATCCTCGCTAAAGTGTCTggaaaagtaaacaaaatgaTTAAGATCTATCTATTAATCATCATTCGTATACGTACGGTTCGGGGGTATCGTCAGGTCGCTTGACATGATCAATCCACCGGAGAAGACCCGATCTCGTAGCCACAAACGAAGTAGCAACCATAAATTTCTGATAGCCTTGCCTAAGAGTAAAAAATAAGTATATATTAGACTTCTGGAATTTCCAGGATTTTAATCATTTGGGCCAGCGTAGGATATTTCTAAGGGGTTTTTGTTCAAGCCTTCTCCATGTGGCTGGTCCTCTAAAGCGATTGCATTGTTTAATTCTACTCCAAGTTCAATCGAATTACTCTTTGATTTACCTCTTGAGAATTGCCATCAATGTGGCGATTGGACTATAGAAATTATTCATATAAAATTGGTGCATATCAGTTCAAAATTgcatttgtttaaataaatattttaagattgtTTGCAGTGGGGAAGAATATTTTTGCATTATGGTTATTCAGGTGAAAAAGTGCAGAGTTTTagcaaaaaaggaaaaagttTTTTGCCGTCAAAGAAATAGAGTGTGGAAAATATATGCGGAGAGAAAATGGTTTTTGTGCTTTagtaaaaatttataaataaaaaattaatatctttttttttaagaactcAAACGAatagaattaaattaaattttgaattataatatacaaaaattataaaacattttaaattaaagtagctataaatatatttaaaaacaaaaaaaagaccGCATTGATATGTCCAACATTGGTCATTCAAACTTACTGCTTATCCTCTTTGCCGCTGGAGGAACCCGTGGTATTCCTGTCGAGTCCATCGGTGACCATGGCATCGCGCACCAAGCTCTGGATGAGGGTTCGATCGCAGAAGTAGGGCTCAGCCTTGCGAGATCCCTGAGAGCTGGAGTGCTGCGATCCAAAGTGGCTCGATCCGGGCGGATTGCCGTTGGAGCCACTGTGCATGTTGTGATGTGGCTGCGGCGACTTGGGTCGAACCTGATTAGTGGACGGATTTTGGGTATCAGTATAGTGCCTTGATGAGAAATCCCCCCGTTACCCAAGTCAGATTGCTTACCGACATCCACTTCCAACCAGGGCGTCCAGCGCGAGACAGAAAATGCAATACCTGCTCCTCTGGCGACCCGAAGCTGGGCTCCTGATCACGTGAGGAGTACTCCCCGGAGctttcccgttccttttctaGATCACTCACGCTATTGTACTCGCAGTACACCCAGTCGGGATGTACGCGCCAGTTGTCCCCCTTAAAGTATTCGGTAACTGCAAAGAAATGAGTTAGTTGGAATAACAAAAAGATATCTTCGGTAATATCTTACCATTGTTACGCGAATGACGGATCTCCTGCTGGGAGACAAACTCATGGCTACCGTATTTCTCCGGGAGCACAATAGCCAGGGTGAATGGTGTGTCCTCGATGGGACCGTAGAAGTACCTATGTGTCCTGGTCGAAACCCTCTTCGAGTCATCGTAGGGATTCATCACAGTGAATTCCGTCTCTCCCTCTTTGGGTTTTATCATATCGCCGCGCATCTATGAGAGGTATTATATTacttataaaattttaaaaattatatctaaaaatatagctattcaaattataaacataatatttattacCAAACGATAAGtccatattttttttgggaataTTTGAGATACATTCACATAATATagtttgttttaataatataaaccAAAGGGAATCTGGGCCACATACCTCGTTCAGAAGATTCTTGTTTATTTCAATGGGTTCGTTATTATTGCCGAACTCCGTTTCCGGCAGTTCCAACTCCGTGATGTCGACCGAGGCGTACTTGGGCTTCAACTGGTCGATATATTGGTTGGCATCGCCCAGGGGTCGCAGATCGGGGTGATAGAGCACCCGTCCGTTGTTATCCACGATAAACGAATATCCATTCGGTCCCAGCTTGTAGTGGGGGATCACCTTACGGATCTCCTCGATGGGCACATCGGTGCCCACCACGCCCAGCAGATTGGCAACGCGCACCGAATGGTTTCGTCTATCGAAGACCGGAGTTGAAACTGTCGTCACCAGGCGTCGCTGATACTCCGAATCGCGTCCAAGTCCCCCGGACTTCCCAGCCACAAACACTGGACTCCAGTGGACGGGATGATCCGCCTGGTACATGATCATCGGACGGGCCATTACCAGGGCATAGTCGATCACCTTGCGACGGGCCTCATCGTAGTCGTTGATCTGGACAAAGAATCCCTTGTTCGAGCAGGCCATGTCATGCAGATTGCTCCGGCTGCCGGAATCGCTGCCAATCAGGTAGGTGAAGATGCGGACGGGCATATGTGGCCAGTTGTACTGCTTGATCACGTCCTTGTGCGACTCCGAGGTGCTTTCCGTGATCAGCATGATGGCCTGATTGCACTGGCTTCCAGCCCCCGATTGGTTGTACTAAAATTGGgcattattattatgattattattataaggTTACTCTCTTCTTTCGGATTGTAATATCCTACCTTGTGCAGCAAACTGAATGCGTACTCCAAGCCCGCCGTAAAGTTGGCCGTGTCCTGCAGCTTGATGGCCTTCACGGCCGACTTAATCTCTTGGATATTATCGGGTGTGGCCCGTACCATGCGATCCTTGAAGCAGGGCACGGGTGTCTTGACCACCTCCGAGAAGGTGATCAGGTTCACAAAGTCATCTTCGCCCAGGGTGTCCAGAATGTTGAAGGCGGTGGCCATGCCCAGGTCGAAGGACTTCTCTGTCATGCTCGACGAGGCGTCCAGGAGAATCATCTGTTGCGAAAGAGGCAATGAATTACAGATATCGGAACTCATCTTAAGGTATTAACATATATGTATCgctattattataatatttgcaATAACTTATATAAGCATTTTCAGTGAAGATATAATgaataatatatgaaaaaaataatttagtttaatttctTCACTTTACACGGTGTAgaattttaatacaattttgaaaatGAATAGGTAAAATGAAGTGGTGTTCGTTTATAAATCTACAGACCACTAGGTATGTTTTAGACTATACATTAggttttattttcattaaatattatattctgatttaaaaacaaattcttataaataattaatttcagTATTTATTTATGCCACTCTATACTAATGGATACTTACAATGTCCTTGGGCGACGAGGCGGCCTGGACGAACCAATTGTGCGTGCGGAAGTCGTGGATGAGCTTGCTGCCCTTGGAGCCCTCCGGGGGCCAGGCGGTGCCCGGGAAGCGGCGCAGGAAGCCTGTGGAGGAGCCAAAGTACTGCCACGACAATGCCGGATCTTGCTCTAAGTTGTTCTGGAACAGCGGGTCCAAGTGGCCGCTCCACTGCAGCGCCGACTTCACGTCCGCCTCATCCAAGTCGACGCCGTGCGGCACCAGAATCGAGCTTAGACTGAGATTGACCGGCAGGCGCTCGAAACGCCGCATGAACCGGATGTCCATGTGGCGGGCTCCGTCCGCCAGCTTGCCATCGGCATTATACTCGTTGATCCGCCGGGCATCATAGTGCTGCTGTCCGCCCATCGGCGACTCCGTCTGCCCCTGGCCCTCCAGCTCCGACAGGGCCGCCTGCTCGGCGGAGTCCATCAGGCGCTGAAAGAAAAGAGTTGTTGGTTCTTTGAGTCGGTGCCACATCAATCTGCTTGAATATTTCTCCAGGGGATCGCTTAAGGGTTCGAGGGTTCGGGGAAGAGTTTCAAAAGTTTCCGCGCTTTATGCAATTTACTCTCTTCGCTGCAACTTAAATTGCACAAAGCACTGGAGTTTGCTTTGCCTCATTTTGCTTTCTTTTTGGCAAACTTTCAGTTCGACTTGGCTGTGTAGGTATGTGGAGTATTATTCAAAGCCCTGAGTTATCTACGCGGGAATATCGTGCACAGTGCTCAAAATGCAGCACAAAAGTATACTACTTTTTGTAATTCATATTAGTTAGATAATGTTTAGAAACTTAAATTTTACATGAATTCATTTAATTCCTTTTAAATAGAGTATGCTGTCTTAAATCTAGGTTTAattaaatgattaaaaataagATTTAAAACCTAAGAACCAagcaataaacaaacaaaaatattagtaTTAGTTAGGTAAATGTTtagaaaataacattttttcataaattcaatttataatGCACTTTGCCTTACCTAAactttaaagaattttttggaaaaataaagAGATTACTtattaagtttatttcaaagTTCTCAGCCCAAAATTAATCTCAATTTTAAGGCGATCAACCAGGCTGTGTTTAGGGCCAAGGGATTGGGTTGTCTCAAACCCTCGCATATTCAATCGCATTCCAATTTACGAGCCAGGCGGAATTCAACAAATCACTGGGATGCTGCGGGGGACTTCACAAAGTTGGGGCACAAATTATCTTTACAAATTTAGCTCGGTGCCCACGGTGTGCATTTTCATAAGACGCAAACAAGAACTTTAGCTGCAGCGAAATTAGACCCAGAGGGGGCAGGTCTGCCTCGTTCCGAAGGAGGACAAACACCTGCAGTTATAGACACTGTGGATGGGCCACGCCCACAGCCCTACGCCCCCCAAGGGGATGGTGGTGCACCTGAAGATGCTGCAGTGGCTGCCGAGCTAAGCTGCATGTGGGTGCATTGAAATAGTTCAACTACTTTTGCACAATGGGAACGTAGAGCTGGAAAATAGAATAAAACAGCTTGAGCTCGGTGCTGCTTCTCGATTCTCGATTCTCTGGGGCATACAGAGAAGCATAGTCACAAGTCCGAGAGTCTGAAGAAGATTTCAATGTAAATTGGCTCCCGTTGGGCAAACGCCGGTGCCACGGGAATGTGTCAGCGGCTTAGACAAATGTGCAGCGGGGAGTTTTCGGGTGAAAGAATGTCAGCTGAAGGGTGgtaaagaaagaaagaaagttgCTGCACCGAAAACTTCTTTCCAGGTGGGCCTCCTCACATCCCTTCCTTTTCAGCCAGCTCTCAAAGTTATTTGCACATTTTCCTCGAGCTCGAATTAGTTAAGGAGTCTTAAAGTTTGCCCAAAAAGGTGTTGAGTAGCGAGCTAGTTAAGGCATTAAATAATAAACACTGCCGAAAGTGAGTCAATAGAGAGGAGCACACTGGAGGTAAGCGACTGGTAACCAAGAGGAACCGACCAGGAAGTTTCTATCGGATTTCGACGCTTTTGGTTGGCAGCAGCCAGATGAAACTTGGTTGCCATGGTGGCCCGAGGGCAGGTAAAAGTAGCTAAAGTTGCTCCGAAAGTAGTTATTCAATTTGAAGCCTGAAACTGCAAGGAATAAAGGATTGCAAGCTAAGAGTTGAGAGTGACATAACCCCTTCccaacattttaattgaattttaaatgtattcaAGGACTATTATCTTATTGATTTTGTTGATTTATGTAAAGATCCTATATAAATTATACTTTTTTAAGGGTGCTTTAACTTGTAAGCTGTGCAAAAAGAAGTTGTTGCATCGCGAGTAACCCCCTATAAGATGTTATTCGTCTGAACCCCTAGTTATTTCCAAAGGCCAACCATGTCATAGCCATGTAAATAATTGCCAACATGCGTAGTCGCTTTGTCTAACACAACTCGGGACGGAACATGATGGCATAGAACGGCAGACAAAACATGGCCGTGTATTATGAAATATTTGTTGTACATTTTTTCTCAACAATATTATGCACTTATGGAAAGGTCGAGGCAGtgcaaaaagaaaagaaatgcACAGGAAGGGGGTAGAAAATAAGAAGGTGTCTGCGAAAGGGCCAAAAGGGTTGCATGGTCGGGTGGATAGGTGGTTAGGTGGATAggtggatagatggatagatgggtGGGTCTTGGATACCCGACCCTGAGCAATGCCCTCTCGCACACAATTCTCAGTTGACACCAGCTGGCTTCCCTGTCGCTCGTCTGTGCAGCTGTCGACATCTTAACATTCAAAAGCCAACAATGACAACGCCAACGATGGCTCGGGATGGGAATGGAGATGGAAATGGAGATGGGAATGGGACTGGGACTGGAACCGGGTCTAGAAGACCGAGACCGAGAACGAGACTGGGGAGACCTGCTCAAATGTCAGCGGTGCAGTGTCTAGGCTCTGCCGGAATTAGCAAAATGCAGCTACTTGCACGCAATTTGTTCGCAAGAAGGATAAGGCTAAGGACTCAAGGACTCTGGGCGTTGGCTGGAGCAACAGCCTGAAAGTGTGCTGGGCAAAAAAGAGAAACGAATACGCGTTGACCATTTGCCAAGTGAAAAGCCAGATCCAGCCGAGTGATTTTCCATCCCCCTTTCTTTTCTCCTTTCTCTGGATAATGCAAGATGTGTGTTTAAGCTACGATTTCTGTCCGACCTCAGacttttcgtttcgtttcgtttcgtttcttTTTCCCAGCCAGCTTTCCTTTCTTTCTCAGCGATTTTTTTCTTAGCAGTCTCTGCAATATATTTGCCATCTGAATGGACGTGCCAAATGTTGGAGCAATAAGTTGTGCAGCCGAAAAAGAAATTTATATTACGTTTTAATATGAGTTCAGCTAAATATTTGACGACGTTCGGGGGAGTATCCTGTGTAAGGGAGCCCCTGATTAGTATGACTAGCCCCGTGGCAAAAGCGACTGACTGACATCAAGTGGCTGGCACCTGTTCTGGTACCTGTCCTCTTCAAGTACGTATGTCCCGGTCTGTCCTGGCCAAATCTGTTGGGTATTTTTAGCCACAAGTGTGACTGGCTGACTGGGCTGCGACGACACATTCACACTTGCACTTAATGCGGATTTCTTGGGGGCTTACAAACGCCTTTTTTTCTAACCTAAGTGCAACTTGCCTTGCGGTTAGCTTAGCGGCCATGTTCATCCTTTCGACTTAAACCTTTAAGATTGTTGGTAGATCATGCTTTTTACTATGCGACTACGAACATTGTGGTCAAATGTtaatttacaaataatttaatacaaaatttatGATGTATCTTActcttaattttattaattgatCTATTATTTCTGGTAGATACTTTTATtcaaatataaaactttttgTTCACATTTCAAGattttacattaaaatatttcgctTTAAAAACATGAAGTTCTCTTCTACTTATTGACAAGATCAGTAAATCTGTCGCAAGTGCAATTACAACATTGAGTAAGTGTCAACAAATTTGTGTGCTGCCATTCTGAAGATTCTTTTCTCTCTTGTCTTTTTTAGTGGAAGGCAAATGCTTTTAGTGTGAAGACTTTTTTTGCCGCGTTGCTGCATGTTTCTATTTAAAACACCCGAACAGCTTTCCAATACACTCAATACACACACCCATCCAGCCATCCATCTCTCTCGCTCTAGCTGCGTCTGCCCTCTCGCTTGCACAATGTCAACGTCAAAGTGCAAGTGGCATTATGGCAAAAGAAGTCAACACCACCCAGGATGTGGGAGTGGGTGAGTGTGGGTGTTGGCTGTTGGTGGGTGGTGTGGCCAAAAGGAAATCGAGCCAACGAGAGACACCGTGCAAAACAGTGATGTCCGCCAAGtatttcaaaaacaagtgAGATGCGATCAAAAAAAGCTATACAAACCAATGTATTTTTCATAGAAATTTAgtttaaaaatttgaaataatattaataccTAAATTATGTTTATAAGATCTACAATGATTTTTTTAGTTCCTAACTTAATTAACTAACAGagtttttctttaaattttagtACGTCTTCTCAAGGTGATATGGTCTGTTAATAAAAATTCGAACcgtcttttatttttcttccTTTCACCAATAAATTGTAGAATACATTAAcgccaaatttatatttttaatttagagctaattttatttaatgatCCACTTTTAACTTTTCTTGCTGTCCTGGTCAACATGGtccaaaatgttttatatttaaagtaCAAAGAAAACATGTATCTTCGATGTATGCCATAATTTGTGCAGCCAAAAACAAttcaaaataataagaaatatcTCAAAAAAGGTACCCTTTGTTaactaaatttttaaatattattatacgTATGTACATaaacaaattgaaaacaaacgggcattaaagtaaaaaatacaattataaTATGTTAATATGAAAAGCctataattaaatttcaagGAATAGAGTTAAGATACAGCAAATTTTAACTATCATTTCCCGGctaaatcaatttgaaagGGGCAGATCTAACAAGCCAAATGACAAATTGCCAACACTATTTGAAAATGAATGGCACCGAGTGCAGGGGGCGTGGCTCTGCCCTTTTTCCGCcattaaatgcaatttttaagtcaatttCAGCTTTCAAACGAATGCAAATAAATGCTGTCAGCAACAGGACACGATTAGTGGAAGCCCAGGGCGCGGGGATGAACAGAGCGGGTACGGAGGTCCTTACGAGTTTCAGGTTGCAGTTGCAACAGCTCAGTTAAAGCGGCATTGACAGGCGTTGATAGAAATCGAATTAGCAACGGCGATTGCCACACGTTTTTACGCTGTGTACAAattattacgcatacgcccccGAACAAAGTGGAAAATGAGATGCGTGCtagtgtgtgtgcgtgtgtatcTGTGTTGTTGTGTGATGTGTGCGTATGTATTTGCGGCATCTGCAGTTGCCTTTATGTTTACAGGCAATTAGCATTTTAATGCCGCACCAAACAAAGGGCGACGGCAACTGCAGGTGCCCAACCGAGTGATGCAGACAGGGAAAGAAAGAGAGTGCACACACTATATGGGGCTGGCTGTGACGTTGATGGAGGTCGATGTGGGGTGAAAGGGCGGGCAGGGGCCAGCACCTGCTAGTGTGGTCGCGCTCGAGTtgcttttcattatttttcatGTTCGACATGAACGCAAATTGTCGATGGCTGGCAAGGGGGGCAGCGGGGCTCCAAATACTATAGCACTTAGTTCGCTGTTCCCGACCAGAGTCAACTTTATAAGTTCCAATGGTTGGGggtattatatatatattgggTCTAAAAAAATCCcttaaaataaatggcataACTACTTAACCAGATACCATCTAATTTTAATCAGTAACTTCATAAACAGCCCTGTTTTGATTCAACCTATacatgtatttttaaatgtaaccACTTAAAAAACGTAATACACTTTTTAGTTGGTCTGAAAAAGATTTTCTAAGATCAAGCTTTCTAGATCTTTAATTATTATCGAAATTATATAATTCTTTAAGAAGGGaatttaacaaataaatattatatttgttgAATCCGCAATTAActgttattaattataaatgaaCTATCTATAAATTAGTTATGTAGACTTTAAAGCTTTATTGCTAACGGCAACTCACGTGTAAgccatttaattttatatcgATCTTTTAAACGAATTCACCAAGTGCAAAGGCGTTGAACTAAGccgcaaaaatatttataatgcatagtaaacaaaaaacgagttctgaaatgtatttttttatatttattggaGACCCCAGCATGTGCGGGTTATTAAAATCACGAATAAGCAATGTTGTTTATACAAAGCCCACGTGCGCTAAACACTCGACCTGCATTAGCATATGTTTATCGACAAATAGTCGTACCAATTCAAATTAGTGTCAATTGTGGTTAGATTAGATGATTTTATTGAGCAtttttcggtgttttttgcATTGCACTCtgttatttatatgtatatataatatgTACAAGATTAGAAGCCAGCTAAGTGAGTTATCCACGATTTTGGTGCTGCCGGTTGACACAGTTGAGGTGATCCTGAATTCTGTTTATGTCGATCACCAGGTTGCCGTTGGTGGAATAAAAGCCGCCATTGCATCCTTGAGGCGCAGCCATGCAACATCCAATAATCAGGCAGCCAATTAGCAGCAGTAAAACAAAGGTGTACGATTCCATTTTCGAGTGAACTGTTCGTTGCAATCAGCGATGAGATACTGCCGGCTCAGGTCATCTGTGCACCCAGATTATATGCGAGAATAATCAAATCGGGAGATTCCCAGAATCAAATGCAACGTACTACGCAGATATCAATTATCGCATTGCTCTTGCAGCTCAAAACTCGTTATTTACTACAGGAATTCCCAATGAGAATTGTTCATCTCATTATCAAGTCAAGTGTATTCACAGGTCcacaatattattttcttcaatgATAAGCCTCCAAAGCTTTACAGTAACTCCCTTCCAGCGACGCCCCTGTCTAACAGAGCTTGTCAGGCAGCTTTAAGCCGAGGGTGTCATAAAACCGGTAATGCTTATATCGCTATTATAAAGTGGGCATCGCCCCAGTACTACTTATCGAGATTCCATACCCAC from Drosophila subpulchrella strain 33 F10 #4 breed RU33 chromosome 2L, RU_Dsub_v1.1 Primary Assembly, whole genome shotgun sequence includes:
- the LOC119548225 gene encoding voltage-dependent calcium channel subunit alpha-2/delta-4 isoform X1, giving the protein MESKHWSCFVAIVLGVLIFKMHMFVAFADQDEDIPHNEVRNWALKFGVDLWEFGRQFTKMNEIKSRFKDNDIEVKRKDGIILLRELAAEVKNFMDFKRNAVMRLMDSAEQAALSELEGQGQTESPMGGQQHYDARRINEYNADGKLADGARHMDIRFMRRFERLPVNLSLSSILVPHGVDLDEADVKSALQWSGHLDPLFQNNLEQDPALSWQYFGSSTGFLRRFPGTAWPPEGSKGSKLIHDFRTHNWFVQAASSPKDIMILLDASSSMTEKSFDLGMATAFNILDTLGEDDFVNLITFSEVVKTPVPCFKDRMVRATPDNIQEIKSAVKAIKLQDTANFTAGLEYAFSLLHKYNQSGAGSQCNQAIMLITESTSESHKDVIKQYNWPHMPVRIFTYLIGSDSGSRSNLHDMACSNKGFFVQINDYDEARRKVIDYALVMARPMIMYQADHPVHWSPVFVAGKSGGLGRDSEYQRRLVTTVSTPVFDRRNHSVRVANLLGVVGTDVPIEEIRKVIPHYKLGPNGYSFIVDNNGRVLYHPDLRPLGDANQYIDQLKPKYASVDITELELPETEFGNNNEPIEINKNLLNEMRGDMIKPKEGETEFTVMNPYDDSKRVSTRTHRYFYGPIEDTPFTLAIVLPEKYGSHEFVSQQEIRHSRNNVTEYFKGDNWRVHPDWVYCEYNSVSDLEKERESSGEYSSRDQEPSFGSPEEQVLHFLSRAGRPGWKWMSVRPKSPQPHHNMHSGSNGNPPGSSHFGSQHSSSQGSRKAEPYFCDRTLIQSLVRDAMVTDGLDRNTTGSSSGKEDKHPIATLMAILKRQGYQKFMVATSFVATRSGLLRWIDHVKRPDDTPEPHFSEDNVRAMDTSWYKRAIDQHSVEPDSFVYSVPFGSGYAIKSNATLVTASHAIFVEHRGHKAPAGVVGLQFQHDSLAKHFINITSACTGMTGCKRTCASDNLDCYVLDNSGFVIISEEMEHTGKFFGQIDGTIMDSLVQDRIYKRVTVNDYQGVCSDADNPYTAAGGILQPNRLGSWFFNHLLALSATWLSFMPASLRAWPQEEYTYDNEDVVFVDNNYSDEYEFGNENEYNMQVDQEMDEFFTTADVEYTTPPPRQHKPHVGPRFSPDPQNARRCDLRTDLYMLQPERLNQGGQNNPLKGKLTNCHASGCERPFSVQKIPHSNLILLVVDTLCPCGSKQLDIEPMEEAGVIGACSTRRQGQEQESRRRPKKCINYHPEEIEIQQCGRGSTLLHMSGSVIVAHLLMVTVTFVLANA
- the LOC119548229 gene encoding uncharacterized protein LOC119548229, which translates into the protein MESYTFVLLLLIGCLIIGCCMAAPQGCNGGFYSTNGNLVIDINRIQDHLNCVNRQHQNRG
- the LOC119548225 gene encoding voltage-dependent calcium channel subunit alpha-2/delta-3 isoform X2; the encoded protein is MESKHWSCFVAIVLGVLIFKMHMFVAFADQDEDIPHNEVRNWALKFGVDLWEFGRQFTKMNEIKSRFKDNDIEVKRKDGIILLRELAAEVKNFMDFKRNAVMRLMDSAEQAALSELEGQGQTESPMGGQQHYDARRINEYNADGKLADGARHMDIRFMRRFERLPVNLSLSSILVPHGVDLDEADVKSALQWSGHLDPLFQNNLEQDPALSWQYFGSSTGFLRRFPGTAWPPEGSKGSKLIHDFRTHNWFVQAASSPKDIMILLDASSSMTEKSFDLGMATAFNILDTLGEDDFVNLITFSEVVKTPVPCFKDRMVRATPDNIQEIKSAVKAIKLQDTANFTAGLEYAFSLLHKYNQSGAGSQCNQAIMLITESTSESHKDVIKQYNWPHMPVRIFTYLIGSDSGSRSNLHDMACSNKGFFVQINDYDEARRKVIDYALVMARPMIMYQADHPVHWSPVFVAGKSGGLGRDSEYQRRLVTTVSTPVFDRRNHSVRVANLLGVVGTDVPIEEIRKVIPHYKLGPNGYSFIVDNNGRVLYHPDLRPLGDANQYIDQLKPKYASVDITELELPETEFGNNNEPIEINKNLLNEMRGDMIKPKEGETEFTVMNPYDDSKRVSTRTHRYFYGPIEDTPFTLAIVLPEKYGSHEFVSQQEIRHSRNNVTEYFKGDNWRVHPDWVYCEYNSVSDLEKERESSGEYSSRDQEPSFGSPEEQVLHFLSRAGRPGWKWMSVRPKSPQPHHNMHSGSNGNPPGSSHFGSQHSSSQGSRKAEPYFCDRTLIQSLVRDAMVTDGLDRNTTGSSSGKEDKQQGYQKFMVATSFVATRSGLLRWIDHVKRPDDTPEPHFSEDNVRAMDTSWYKRAIDQHSVEPDSFVYSVPFGSGYAIKSNATLVTASHAIFVEHRGHKAPAGVVGLQFQHDSLAKHFINITSACTGMTGCKRTCASDNLDCYVLDNSGFVIISEEMEHTGKFFGQIDGTIMDSLVQDRIYKRVTVNDYQGVCSDADNPYTAAGGILQPNRLGSWFFNHLLALSATWLSFMPASLRAWPQEEYTYDNEDVVFVDNNYSDEYEFGNENEYNMQVDQEMDEFFTTADVEYTTPPPRQHKPHVGPRFSPDPQNARRCDLRTDLYMLQPERLNQGGQNNPLKGKLTNCHASGCERPFSVQKIPHSNLILLVVDTLCPCGSKQLDIEPMEEAGVIGACSTRRQGQEQESRRRPKKCINYHPEEIEIQQCGRGSTLLHMSGSVIVAHLLMVTVTFVLANA